cgcccaccaccacacttggctgatatttttgtatttttagtaaagacggggtttcaccatgttagccaggctggtctcgaactccaggcctcaggtgatccgctgcctcggcctcccaaagtgctgggattataggcgtgagccaccatgcctggcctggggtCAGACTTTGAATCAAATCCCAAACTCAACCTTAAGTAGCAGTGCACTGTTAAAACGATTCCACCTCAGATTTCCTATCTGTAAAAGAGTTCCAAATTCTACTTGTTAGGGTTGGTGTGATGAGTATGTAAGATAAATAAAGCATTCAGCATCATCCTCTTCCCTACATTGAATAACCTGAACTCTCTTTACTCTGGTGAGAGAGGGCTCAAATCCTCCCCTTCTCCCGCCATGGCTTAGCCTCAAGGACATGTGCTCAGCCTATTTAGGGGAGGTCAACTGGCCATAAACGTGCCTTTTCATGAGAATCCTAGGAAGTAAAACTTCCTGGTATATTAGCAGGGAGAAGGAAGGACACAAAAATGAGACGAAACCAGACTTGACTGCTCTTGAATCTGTGGTGGAAAATATCACAAATGGGGTTGAGTATGTGGCCTTTGGAGTCCTGTAGACACACCTAGGTTTGGGAAAATTTTTCAATctccctgagccttggtttcATTATCTCTGAAATGGACAGACTATTAAATGGAGgtgaaaatatatacacatgacagggttgtaaatatttaatgagacaATGCATGTTGAACACATATTAAGTGCTGTAAGCTCTTAGTAACGGAAATTATTAACCCTGCCAAAAGGGCATCTAATTGGTAAAGGGTGCCCACCTTCTATGAGGCCCGGGACAGGGATGGGTTGCCATCTGTGTGAGTCTCACTAAAGCTGTGTTCTAGTCATCCATAAACACCAGCTTCAGCGCTTATTAGGGTCACAGGGTAAAATTGCTGGTTGTAATGATTGTGAAGATTGCTTTGAGTCTGTTATTGATCATACTAGGGTTCTAAGGCTGTTTCCCCTTTTATTCTGTTGCCCCTTGTGGTACATTGAGATAGAGAGTGGCACTTGAAATAAAGGGTCAATGAGAGATTCGTTCTGTGCCCCAAGGTACTGGAGCCAAGAATGAAGGGTTCAGAATGTTCTTAGGGCCTCCATGGAGGTCTCAGAGGTTCCCCATCTCTAACCAAATTACTACACTttatctctgcttcctgggcctcCAACTGCACAACCCCAagtgtgtgcgtatgtgtatgCGTCTCCCTgtccctcttctcctttttcttcttgttccctccctcctcctctcccccccTCTTCTCCAGCTACCCTCCTCCTGGACTCTTTCCTTGTCAGCAAAGGAGACTGCATCTGTTCTGGCTTTGCTCTGAGAGAGGGGTCTGTTCTCCCCTCCTGGTTCTTGCTCCAATCATGGGCAGGGACATGCAACAGCAATTATCACCAACAAGCTGAAGCAATGAGGCCCAGGACCGGCTACCCTGGAGAGGTACTATGGCTACCATTATTATTCTGTGCTATAGATGATAATACTAAGGCACAGAGACGTTAACTACTCAAAGTCACAAAGCCAGTATTTGAGCCCATGCTCTGCCATGACTGTGATCTTTTCTCACTGCCACCCACCCTGGATAGCAAGGAGATTTGGGGACCTTGAGGCCTAAAACATCTGGTCccttattaatttattaattaatttatttacttatttattgcttAATATGTTGATTGTCTTTATctgaaatatcctcatagaaaattGTTGTCTCGggtcgggagtggtggctcacgcctgtaatttcagtactttgggaggctaaggcaggcagatcaactgaggccaggcgttcgagactagcctggccaacatgtcgaaaccccgtctctaccaaaaatacaaaaattagcctggtgtggtggggtgtgcctttaatcccagctactggggaggctgaagcaggagaattgcttgaacccgggaggtggaggttgccctgagccaagatcgcaccactgagctccagcctgagtgacagagcaagaccctatctcaaaaaaaaaaaaaaaaaaaaaaacagaaagaaaattgttGTTTGGTTTAGTCCCCAGCAGCCTGCTCCTTTACTCTTGTGAGAGCAGGCTCAGAGAAAACAAGCTTGCCTTCTTTTGAGCTACCCAATCTTTCTTCTGGGCAGGGGACATTTGGGGACAGTTCTATCTCTACTTTTTAGCTTCTTTCTCGGGCTTCTTCTCATGGactggtgatatggtttgtatctgtgtccccaccaaatcgcATGTGaaattttaatccccagtgttggaggcgagacctggtgggagatgattggatcatgggggtggtttctcatgaatggtttagcaccatccctcggtgctgttctcgtgatagtgagtaagttatTAGGAGCTCTGGTTGTTCaaaagtatgtagcacttcccccctctctttctcttcctcttgctccggccatgtaagacgtgcctgcttcccctttgccttctgccatgattgtacgtttcctgaggcctccccagaagcagaagccgctATGCTTCCTGCATAGCctgccaattaaacctcttttcttcataaattatccagtctcaggcttttctttatagcagcacaagaacagactaacacagctAGAGTCTCTTGTATAGCAGCATGAGCTTCCTTACACATGTCCTCCACCATGTCTGGAGTTATGCTGTTCTTTATGTGTTGAGAGAATTGTTTCTTGTAAGTATCTTTGTCTTCTTCCATTAGGTAATGCATCCAATCTGCAACATTCTGACCCATGATGTACTTCTGATGCACTTCTACATTCAATTCCTTGCTTTCAGAATCATAAACAGGGAATCATTTGGTACTGTGAGGGCTAGACAAGCCTCCATCCACAGCTCCCTTCAGGGCCCCAAAAACTTTATTGCCAATGGTAGTTCTGGCAAAGCCTGCATCCAAATAGCAGGTGAAGGCACCGGGCTGACTATCAATGCTTTCCACATTACAATTCATCTCTGGTCACCTTCACTTGGCCATCATAGATCTTGTTCATGCCGAACCTATTGAGAAGCCTGCGGGCCAGCACTGGCTGGTACAACAGGCTGCAGCGTCATCTGTCAGGCCAACCTTCACACTGCATTTTGGCAGTTCATGTGTGTAAGCTGTATAGACTATCATATCCCCTTCTATATGAGCATAAGTAATCTGACAAATGATATCTCTACTAGTTACATGACTTTTCCTGTATTTGGGCATGTTGTACTTGTTTTTATCCTATATCACCAAGTGTTTCCAAGGATAGCAATCAATTTTACCCTCTTGTCATCTTCTAAATTTCCCGTGCATCTCTTAAAGTAGGCCTTGTTCTTGACATCTTTAACCACCCCCATCCTGCGGAACAGAGCCCCAGGCCCTCTTTTTAAATGCTTATGCAGCTCACTTATAGCAGCAATGACCactaacaaaataattattagacTTTTAGTCAGCACTTCCATGCAAGAAACGAGATGACAGCTGCAGCATTGGTGTCTCTGAAGAGCTGCTGAATAACTGGCCTGGTGGCAGACTGATTCCTGGGAGGCAGCAGCCGTCATGGGCACTGTGCTGTGCCATGGGAGGACTTAGCCTCTCATTCCCACTGTCTCCTTCCTATCAGCAGCTCCCCTACCATATTCAGCTAAAAGTTTGGAGAACTCATCTTCACCTGCATGTCGTGACTGttggtattgtgtgtgtgtgtgtgtgtgtgtgtgcgcgcacttATTTGTGTCCCTCTTTGGGAACTCTGGGGTATTGAGGGAGGCCATCAAGAACTTTATTTGCATGAAGATGTGTACctggccgagcgcagtggctcacgcctgtaaccccagcactttggggggctgaggcaggcggatcacctgaggtcaggagttcgaaaccagcctggccaatatggcgtaaccccatctctactaaaaaatatgaaaattagccgggcgtggtagtgggcgcctgtaatcccagctacttgggaggctgagacaggagaatcacttgaacacaggaggtagaggttgcagtgagccgagattgcaccattgcactccagcctgggtgagagagtgaaactctgtctcaaacaaaaaaaaaaagaaaaaagatgtataaGCCTTTCAGGAGAAAAGATGAGGGGATACTGAGGCTGAGACCAGGGTCATGAGACAATGGGAGTAAAGAGAATTTCGTGTCAATCTTTTATAACAGGGGTGTGCAATAGAATTTCCGGTAATGTTGGAAATATTCTATCTGTTGTCCAATATGGCAGCTACTAGCCACATGAAACGTGGCCCTTGAGACATAACTAGtgtaactgaggaactgaattttatatttttatttaatttaaattcatttacatGAATTCAGTACTAACAATATTGGAGAGTATGGCTTTATAAAACTTCTATAAACCCTTGGTACTCCCAGAGGTCAAGGACCAGTTGGAAGTGGTGGTTATGGGTGTTTAGAAGGGGGAACTGCCATTTGGGGTCCTCAACCTTTAACTGCGATGGTTAAAATACATATGTGACATCATGAGAAGAGTATAGGCACCGAACTCAGACAGACTTGGCTTTGAATCTTGGCTCTTTCATTGAATGACCCTATGGCCTTGGGTTCTTTAAACATTTAGAGTCTCTGGTTCAGCACCTATAAAATAGCACCTAAGAGGGCCTCTTTTCCTCCATAAAGCCTATAGGGCttgcctcattcattcattcatttattcattcaacaaacacctaATGAACATGGTCAGGTTTGTGTTTGGCGTACAGGTGAACAAAGCATGGTCTTTGCCCTCCTGAAGGTTGCAGCTTAGAGTGTGATCTGCCAAGTGgtgaaatagtaaaataatatggTGCCTTCAGAGGGTTGGGAGGATTCAACTGGACAGTCCACGTAAAGTGCCTGGCGCAGGGGTTAGCATCCTCACGTCCACCCCACTGCTGGCACTGTGCTTCTCCCCTGCCCAGGGTCCTTGAGAAAACCCCAGGCCCCTCCTCGCTTCCAGGCTACCCACACAGAAAGGAGATAAAGTCACCACCCTCTGCTCTCGCTTAGACTATGGACAGAATTGGATGCATCCCTCacaccaaaacagaaaacaagttatCGGGGTGGGTCCACCTCCTCCGGTCGGGTCTCTGGCAGTGTCCTCAAGACCTGAAAAGGGCCAAAAGCACACAAGTGCCTGCTTTGCCCCTGACAGACACCTGGGAAGAGGCCCCACCTCCGGGAGAGGCTAGTCTGTGTTGGGCTGGGTTCTGCTTTCCCTCATCCAAGTGGGGTTGAGGGTGGCCAGAGTATTGCTGGAGACCTAGTGGAGTTCCGTGTCCCGGGGTAATTTGGGATGGAACCACAGGGACTCCAACGTGACCCTGAAATGGGTCGAGGGCCTcgggagcctgggaggcaggcaggagaggggTGAGGGGTTTGCCTACCTGCCCACCCTGCCCTCTCCCTCAGGAGATGCCGGCTGGAGGTTTACTCTTCCTCCTGACACAGCCTGAGTGAGAAGTGTCACCTGACCTCAGGGCACATTCCAGAATGAGGCCACAGCCAAGAATAGGGCCCAGGAACCCTGCCACCCTTCCTGCCTGCATTAATCACAAATTATCCAGAGTAGGAGGGAAGCTTCAGACTCCTCGGAGAGGtcggaggaagaggaggaggaggaggtaacaggaggtggagctggagAAAACAGGGAGGACCCCAGAGAGGCCCCTTCTAGGCTTGTGGTTGTTCAGCGCAGCAGCACTGCATGGCCCCTGCTCCCAGGACCCTCTGTTTCACCCAGCAGGCCCCTCCATGAGCTCTGAGAGCTGGGCTCACAGCTTCCTGGAGGCCCTAGGCAATGATTCTGATCTGGATCAGCACAAACACAGAGGGAGAGGGACTCAGAGAGGAGTGCTCACACAGCCGGGGGACAGCAGAGGCTTCCCCAAGgagctgagtcttgaaggatgagtaggcaGAAGGCTGATGAATGTAGGCCAGGACTGCTTGTGTGTGTGATAGAAATACTTGTCACACGGGGAGGTTGTAAACAGCCCTGGGTGGCTTGTGTGTGCTGACGGGAGGCAGCCTCTTTAGAGACATTTGGGGTCCTAATGAGACTCCAACTGCCCAGCCCagagcagggtgtgtgtgtgtgtgtgtgtgtgtgtgtgtgtgtgtgtgttgcgtgCTAGGAGAAACAACATAACATGAGCATTATGagctctgggctgggcgtggtggctcacgcctgtaatcccagcactttgggaggccgaggcagatggatcacctgaggttaggagttcgaaaccagcctggccaacatggcaaaactctgtctctactaaaaatacaaaaattagccaggcatgctggcacatgcctgtaatcccagctactcagggaggctgaggcacaagaatctcttgaacccgggaggcgaagttCGCAGTGAGCCGAcctcacatcactgcactccagcctgggtgacagagtgagactccatcttaaaaacaaaacaaaacaaattaaaaactctGAAGTCAGACTGGCAGGATTCaagtcttggctctgccactcacccGATTTGGGGCAGGTTTCTTATCCCCTCTAGCCTTAGTTTTCCTACCTACAAAATAGCCTTCTGTCTTCTCCAGTTGCAGTGGGCCTTACAAGAGctggtacctggcacataggaCGTGCTCACGCATGTGGCTGTTTTACAACAGGACAAGGGGACGGAGGGAGTTCCCCACGGCTTAAGGCAATCACCAAGGCTGTGGACTTATTCTCCCCCTTCCCTAGTCGGGGTCCACTCCATCCCTGGTCTCCAGCCCCACTGTCCGGGGGATGACATCAGACTACAGAGCAGCTGGCTAGACAATGGAGCAGAGTGTCCTAGCAGGCTGgaggtgctgggggagggggagggtggaAAAAGCCAAGCTGCCCTGCCCCAGAGGCCCTGGGGACTGATCTGGAGACAGGCCGCTCAGGAATAGGCCTCTGAAGAGGCAAACTGAGGGTCAGAGCAGGAAGGAGAGAGCCAAGTGCGTGCAGGAAGGTGAGGAGTGAGTATCTCGGGCAGACAGGAGACAAGTGAGTTTAGCCTAGATAAAGGGGCCTCATTTTCGTTATGTCCCGGGACCTAGGCTGGGGCCAAATCTCCTCGATTTGACTGAGCAAAGCAACCTCCCGAGACTGGCTGGCAACCAGGCCCCGGGAGCTCCATCCACCCTTTCCTGAGCTCCTGCTAGAtgccagcctttgtataaggccTAGGGTAACAGAAAGAAAGGACTCTGGCTTGGTTTCAAGGATAGAATGCCAGGTAGTAGGTCAGAAGTTATAATAGGTTCGAAACCACCCATTCTCTAAGTGCCCATATTTTCTGAACCCCACCTCAGCTTATAGTGGTGCTCAGTTTGGATATACTCTGTGAGCAACAGAATAAAACATTTGAAGCTGCAAAGCCCAAGACCCAGAAACGCGAGGGGAGGGCTTTCAGTTCTAGGGTCTGTTCTGAGTGGAGAGCTgctgagggtgggagggggcagcCACTCGGCACCAGGCCCTCCTTCCTGGGCTTTCCAGTTGTACCCAGTTAACAGGGCCCAGCTCCCGAGCCTCTTGTATAGAGTGATCTTACTACCCTctgttctacagatgaggaaacagagactcagagagatcGCAGGTAAGCAGCAGAGCCTAGATTCAGACCTAGGCAAGTCTGACTTCACGGGCTGAGTTTTCTCGCTCTGCTAGGTGGGGCTGGAGTGTGACAGGCACCCCAGGTCTGGGGCTGTGAGTGGGCAGTGGTCTGGTTAGAGGCCCCGAGATGGGATTTTCCTGAACCTCACACCTTCATCGGGGAAGCAGACATGCGACTGGGGACCCTGCTGTCCCGGCCCAGCTGCAGTGCTCAGGTCCCATATCTGTGCAAATGGGGGTGAAAGGGAGGTGACAGGCGCTGGCATGTGGACACTTGCCCCCACAGCTTGCATGGCAATGTGCTGGAGCTTGAGCTGGAAGCAGGTGCACAGAATGTCCCTGGGTCTCTGAGGACAGGATGAGACCATCCTCACCTTCCTTGGTTACCTGACCTGAGCAGGGTGGGGGCCCGTGGCTGCTGCCCACACCACTTTGGTGGCTCAGTTTTGTGCTCAGTGTTCTCCCGATGTCAACTTGAGAAACCTTGGATCCTCTGCCTCTGTTCTTCCTGCTCCCGACCTCCTCCTCGCACCCTTATTGCAGATGAGATGGGGTGGGCCAGGCTAGGCTGGGCCTGGATTCTTCTTTTGGGTTGGGGCCCAGGAAAACATAGGCAAGTGTGCAGGGGAGTGGTGCCTCTTGGGGACAAACAGGCTGTGGGGTGTGCCACGGCTTCAGGGCTCCTGAACACATCTCCAGGGCTGGGGAGCCGCTGTGGGCCTCCCTGGGGCCAAAGGCACTGCTGTCCCCATTCTGGGAACTGAGCCCCATGACCTGAGCATACCTAGGGCTTTGACGCAGAGTCTTCCTGGGACCAGGCCTCACCTAGAGGCCCCCTAGTGAGTCACAGCTGGCAGCTGTCCTTGCCTGCTCCGTTCCCATCTCCTCTACCTTCTCGCCTCTGAACTTGACACCATTGGTGGCAGGGTCTGGACCTGACCAACTGTGCTGTCACGCTGGGGTGACAGCAGGTTACAGATCAGAACACCTGGACTGGGCCCCACCCCTTCCCGCCTTTGTGTTCTTGGCAAGTCACCTCACCTCTCTGACCTCAGCTTAACTCACAGAGCTGAGCTGAGCAGCAGTTAAGGGGCCTTGGAGCTACAAAGGGGGCCCAAATATTACCAGCGTCTCTCCAACCCCCAAAGATGCTCCCACTGGCCAGACTTCCCTCTTGTAAGGTCACCAAAGCAAATGACACTAcccatctccctcccttccccatcatAACCCAAATGAAACACACAAGCAGGGCCATTGATACTATGAGCTTTTAATTAGTATCTTCTTCCTTATATTTGAGGAAGAAATGAGGACGCCCCACAAGGACCTTCTTCAGCTTGGAGGGGCAGGGACAGAATAGGGCAGAGGAGGGTAGTGGGGGCAGATGCAGAGCTGACAGTGCGGCTTCCCAATCCTCTCTCTAGTGGCGGGATGGCCAGGCCTACACAGGAAGTctggaaacacacaaaaaaatcaccaACGAGCTGCCACATCCTTTGCCCAGGTCTCACAGAGAGCCTCCCTCCAGGTTCCCATGGGCTCCCGAGGCCGCCACCAGATGGGAGCATTGAGCAatgttccttttccttctccagccacctccctcctctctcagTCCTTTACTACCCCCTTCCCTGCCTGctttttcctctcccttcatTTCTCCTGCTACCAAACAGATCCCGGGGCTTTTGTCTGCTCTATGTTCAAGGAAGCCAGTGGATACGAAAGCACACCATCCATCAGATAGAAACTCCAGACAGCTGTGAGTCCAGCAGAGGGGTGCGTCTGGGGGCCCCAGGACGAGGGCATCTGTGTTGGGGCACTAAGAGCTGGGCAGTAGCTAACATCTCTCTGTGGTCCTGGCACCCAGTAAGCATTCAGAGAACGTCCACTGAGTTCAACTGAACTAGATCGACAAACCAATGCAGCCAAGGAGAAGAAATATGTATTCTGCTGGTGCCGTGGTGGCCTCAGCGGCAAGTTGACCACCACCCAAAGGCACCCGTTCCAGCAGCTTCCACTCAGGGCAAGTCATGTCCTGGGCTGGACTCTGCCTCCAGCTTGCCACTGCCCATGCCCCTAACCCCAAGTGGCCTCTGCTCACAGCAATCGAGGATGCTGTGGGAAAGGTGTCCCATTAGTCCCTGGGCCCTCCTATCTCTCCCCACCTACCCCCTTTGCAAGCCAATCCATTCAACTGTTCCTGTGACCAGCACACAGCGACCATCGCTTAAACCCTTTCTGGGAGACTGGCTGGGGGAGGGTGGCTGGGAGAGCTAGGGGTGTGGGGCCagtgaggggaggaggagaatgtCTGAGCAAGTTGGTGGTCAGGAATAACTTCCGTGTGTCCACTGACTTCTCCTTTTGTCCGCCTGAGCTAAAAAAGATATGAACCCCTTATTGAACCCAAAGAATAGACGCTGATCTGAGACCCTCTGTGGCTTTTTCTCTGACACATCGGTTGACGTTTCCCGGCTGGCCCAAGCCTGTCTAATCTGACCTCGCCCAGTCTGCTGAGAGGCATTGGGGTGGATAGGTGGAGGAAGGCCAGGGAGGGGGCCAAGGAGGTGGGGGAGCTTCAGTGCAAGCCAAGAAACTCCTTGAGGACGTCACAGGTCTTCTTGTGCATGACCTCGCGGAGCTTCCTGACCCGGCGGGCACTCGACGCGCCCACAAAGCTATCGGGGCGCAGCATGGCCATGCCGCCGTCCACCTCCCCCATGATGATGAGTGGTGTCTCGCTCACGGTCACGTTAGGGCAGGGGCATGCCCAGTCCACGTGGAGCAGAGTGACCTCCAACGGCTCCCGGCCCAGGAACTTGAGGCCCATTTTCTCATCCTTTAAGACTTCGTCCACAGTCACCAGGGCGCGGCCTGAGTCAGGCTCCTCGGTCAGCTCAGAGACTCGGCCCAGGATGACAAAGTCGCTGCGACAGAAGCTGGTAACGAGCTTCTGCCTAGGCTTGCAGGCCCGACAGCGCTGGTTCCCTCTAGGGAAGGGGCACGACTCCTCACAGGCCTCACGGCTCTCAAAGTTGTTGCCATTGCCCTCGCAGCCACCATAGACAAAGGACTGGCACTGGCCCGTCTGGCTGTTGTAAGCCCAGCGAGGCGCGTAGGCTTTGCAGGGCCCCTGCAGGGCGGGCAGGCTGCACGCGGCCAGCGGCCCACTCATGCAGGCCAGCATGCAGGCCTCATAGGTCTCAAAGTGGTTGAGGTTGCGGTGGCAGTGGCCAAAGGTGAAGGTCAGGCAGTTGTTGGCCTGGGCGTCGAAGTGCCAGCGGGTCTGCTCTTCACCACAGTCCTCGCTGTCGGGGGGCTTCAGGCACTCGGCTGCTGGGAAAGCCGTGCCATTAGGGCTGCTCTCTGAGGTGGCCGCAGCCTGATGTCCCCTGACCACCGACAGCGGGAAGTCGGCCCTCAGGACCCCGGCCGCGTTCCTGGCCGTGCAGGTGTAGATCCCAGCATCCTGCAGCTGGGCGTTATAGATGACCAGCTGGGCAATGTTGGTGACCACCACGTTGCCACGCACATGGTTGGGCCGCATGACCACGTTCTCCCGATCCTCCAACTGCTTCTCCCAGGTGATCTCAGGCCGGGGCCGGCCCACCACATCACAGAGGAAGCTCACCGTCTCACCCATGGTGACCGACTGGTGCACAGGGTGGTTGAGCAGGGCCGGGGCTGCCATGTCCAGTTCAGGGGTCtctggggaggctgtggtggggtGCATGGTGGTCTCAGGTGGTGGGGGGCTGGTGTTGGGCCAGGTGAAGTGATAGCGGCAGGTTACAACGGCCAGCGTGATGCCTTTGGAGCAGGCCTCGGCATCCATGTAGCAGCGGTTATAGTAGGTGAGACCGTCCGAGGCACAGGTAAAGCTGGGCTCCTTCTCACAGCGGTCTTTGCATTTACACACGGGCTGGCCATCCCAGATGTCACACTCAGAGCCCTGCTGCAGACACATGAAGTGGTCACACGTGGCCTCCTTGGGCATGCCCACTGGGCCCTTCTTCCCTTTCACGTCCATGTAGCGGGCCGCCACACAGCTCTTGGTCCCACACACATTGGGGCAGCACTTCTCATAGGCCTCACACTCCTGAAAGAGCCAGAGAGAGTGGCCTgaacagggaggaggaggaaaggaggggctCCCTATCCTACCCCATGGTTTATGGGGAGGTGAACTAACAGGTACTCCCTATCTAGTGGgagcaaaacatttgaaaataatgacgAATGCATACATAGCATCTCCTACGTGCTAGGCCCTCGTGTAAGAACGTTGACATCCGTGAGCTTGCTGTGCTCATCACAAGCCAGAGGAGGTTACAGCCATTATCTCCACTCTACAGACAatgactgaggcacagagaggctaagtagctttcccaaggtcacacagctggcagggTCGGAAGGGGTGGGCCAAAGACTCTAAGAGAAGTTTTCCTACaaccatttgacagatgagactGCAGAGACTCAGAGAGGCGATGCCCAAGTTCACAGAGATGGGAAGTGGCAGAACAAGGCTCCAAGCTCCCAGTGGAAGGGATCGATAAatggcgtttttttttttttctcctgcatcATATAGCACAAATGAGGTCTAGCTTGAACAAGTAGGCCTGCCTTTCATCTCTTTCCCATGGGAGCGAGGATGCCTTGCCGACTGGAAGAGGTCACgtcagaggctgagaagggaatgCCCCGGGACTTTATCTGAGGTGATCCACACCTCTCCTCCCCTCAAGGAGACCGACACACACGGGGAACAGAGGC
The Papio anubis isolate 15944 chromosome 17, Panubis1.0, whole genome shotgun sequence genome window above contains:
- the WFIKKN2 gene encoding WAP, Kazal, immunoglobulin, Kunitz and NTR domain-containing protein 2 isoform X2, which codes for MDVKGKKGPVGMPKEATCDHFMCLQQGSECDIWDGQPVCKCKDRCEKEPSFTCASDGLTYYNRCYMDAEACSKGITLAVVTCRYHFTWPNTSPPPPETTMHPTTASPETPELDMAAPALLNHPVHQSVTMGETVSFLCDVVGRPRPEITWEKQLEDRENVVMRPNHVRGNVVVTNIAQLVIYNAQLQDAGIYTCTARNAAGVLRADFPLSVVRGHQAAATSESSPNGTAFPAAECLKPPDSEDCGEEQTRWHFDAQANNCLTFTFGHCHRNLNHFETYEACMLACMSGPLAACSLPALQGPCKAYAPRWAYNSQTGQCQSFVYGGCEGNGNNFESREACEESCPFPRGNQRCRACKPRQKLVTSFCRSDFVILGRVSELTEEPDSGRALVTVDEVLKDEKMGLKFLGREPLEVTLLHVDWACPCPNVTVSETPLIIMGEVDGGMAMLRPDSFVGASSARRVRKLREVMHKKTCDVLKEFLGLH
- the WFIKKN2 gene encoding WAP, Kazal, immunoglobulin, Kunitz and NTR domain-containing protein 2 isoform X1; the protein is MWALRCRRFWSRWEQVAALLLLLLLLGVPPRSLALPPIRYSHAGICPNDMNPNLWVDAQSTCRRECQTDQECEAYEKCCPNVCGTKSCVAARYMDVKGKKGPVGMPKEATCDHFMCLQQGSECDIWDGQPVCKCKDRCEKEPSFTCASDGLTYYNRCYMDAEACSKGITLAVVTCRYHFTWPNTSPPPPETTMHPTTASPETPELDMAAPALLNHPVHQSVTMGETVSFLCDVVGRPRPEITWEKQLEDRENVVMRPNHVRGNVVVTNIAQLVIYNAQLQDAGIYTCTARNAAGVLRADFPLSVVRGHQAAATSESSPNGTAFPAAECLKPPDSEDCGEEQTRWHFDAQANNCLTFTFGHCHRNLNHFETYEACMLACMSGPLAACSLPALQGPCKAYAPRWAYNSQTGQCQSFVYGGCEGNGNNFESREACEESCPFPRGNQRCRACKPRQKLVTSFCRSDFVILGRVSELTEEPDSGRALVTVDEVLKDEKMGLKFLGREPLEVTLLHVDWACPCPNVTVSETPLIIMGEVDGGMAMLRPDSFVGASSARRVRKLREVMHKKTCDVLKEFLGLH